A window of Juglans regia cultivar Chandler chromosome 7, Walnut 2.0, whole genome shotgun sequence contains these coding sequences:
- the LOC109017984 gene encoding uncharacterized protein LOC109017984, translating into MELVEQLFDNDEADIIAQIPISASSSFDKMIWKGTSLGIFTVRIAYYMHQERSLAIKGQALSSHDFKKTWKLLWHLQVTPGDIVFMWRACLSALPTQTNLFKRKIVAHPKCPICNLEEETATHALWECESARDVWSQCSKSLQKSLFSQMNMLKIFEAIVGTMDTDYLQEFAMVAKQMWWQRNEFIFNQVFRHPNTVVSAASQNLKMLKEMEG; encoded by the coding sequence ATGGAGCTTGTTGAGCAACTATTTGACAATGATGAAGCAGACATCATTGCTCAAATACCTATCAGCGCATCCTCTAGCTTTGACAAGATGATATGGAAAGGAACCTCTTTAGGTATATTCACTGTCAGAATTGCCTATTATATGCATCAAGAAAGGAGTCTAGCGATTAAAGGACAAGCCTTGAGTAGTCATGACTTCAAGAAGACTTGGAAATTGCTTTGGCATTTGCAAGTCACTCCAGGTGACATAGTTTTTATGTGGAGGGCATGTTTAAGTGCATTGCCAACACAAACTAATCTTTTTAAGAGGAAGATTGTAGCTCATCCAAAGTGCCCCATTTGTAATCTTGAAGAAGAGACAGCAACACATGCTTTGTGGGAATGTGAATCAGCAAGGGATGTTTGGAGTCAATGTTCAAAGAGTCTACAGAAAAGCCTTTTCTCACAGatgaatatgttgaaaatttttgAGGCTATTGTAGGAACTATGGATACagattatcttcaggaatttGCCATGGTAGCAAAGCAGATGTGGTGGCAGAggaatgagtttatttttaaccAAGTGTTCAGACATCCAAATACAGTAGTCAGTGCAGCCTCtcagaatttgaaaatgttgaaagaaATGGAGGGTTAG